A window from Amycolatopsis thermoflava N1165 encodes these proteins:
- a CDS encoding DUF927 domain-containing protein — MAGWPFKAPQRYQTKGGQRVSTRPHATQTAPTRSTGDGVSNAPLPRLADWLAGVSGLSVTDGRRAVAAVLPGLARQADEVRAEWFAAIEAAGLYRLSTLRRKLAELEDGMPTAEAASTAEAPESKAGEQDVPDRSNDEKAAGKPSRKPRGDLPIPGGGWTWTPDVGVWDDRGNQVLTWTPEVTEHLVTYDLDGRPRMSRVTLRVGDDVGTVPMSDVKSGDAWSRFPGAVGVADTRARDQLHNLVKLLAHEAERTPAHPLWVDGRLVLPPAEGMHHGYLKQGGSWEGYCELAREAMRAPKIALAMALSVAGLYAAPLGKESFTLHAVDTTSNGKTTMFEVCAAGFGDPRKGQLRRSWNVSAKAVLYSAQVSRCLTLFRDELETAADMLRGNTLSNTVMSLMEGAIREIATRDGQPKEVIAGWTGCLISTGNVSIVGRSSNPAIRGRVIEMEGPYTLSAEHSKLLKPLARKNFGWLLPAVAEHGPDAEEFERWWNKAEAEMGLGGEGVLGRVAEHLAGGVAAARIFAELCDLPDFPAVVKDAALNVMHTLRLDLAEAGETADLEFRLAAAEVFAGYPDKWPNLAKLESWDTTETPFGGFWGYDISDHEKYEGDLAILPEGIKQIFERAEIHDKSVTLRALDKAGNLHRADSIRRGGKRMGVIKVRGKATRVYQVGNVFSAADEAAEGPVTPAPLHRYTPSYPADYTSKTGSDQGRYTVTPFSRDMVCVEDLDDDALVALIADEGAVADADRDAAAAELERREMAAQAAAQRMDTPGQGDDTGDGGSASERPTQAVIPAGSARRPGKPQVTRDAQGSRSAPDDEAEFAYWFRWLGSCGVDLDEDAARRALVAFHQATGGLRWVSYPGEVGVAAYHRLLAKHPNMKEPVQIENELVESISTDGNMVRHLDFLNREIVPEMGQKVTGMDVHAQFLGAAASVVLGDGEPVVYERVPRSVEVLFKAPGYVELAEDLETSHPAFQGITAGMWLPMPLVKYLADRDVRIKPSRLVVWTSSGQRLSAWAAGFNKARTRLMTRRAELDWVALAAVKAVYAGFCGGMLRSERFNHTGTMRRDWSDQLIALSWANALRALDRAGLGLPATAKEPDVLAAIKAGQPVVHPALGMCRDTAWFLADTAPWHPAGLRLGDADNGWRPGTWKVEKWADVTADMIAAHEHDSPFLMRDAINQANAERKGEDQ; from the coding sequence GTGGCAGGCTGGCCCTTCAAAGCCCCTCAGCGCTACCAGACGAAAGGGGGTCAACGCGTGTCAACGCGTCCCCATGCTACCCAGACCGCGCCCACGCGCTCTACGGGCGACGGCGTGTCGAACGCCCCACTACCCCGACTGGCCGACTGGCTGGCCGGGGTGTCCGGCTTGTCCGTGACCGATGGGCGGCGGGCTGTGGCGGCCGTGCTGCCCGGGCTGGCGCGCCAGGCCGACGAGGTGCGGGCCGAGTGGTTCGCCGCGATCGAGGCCGCCGGGCTCTACCGGCTGAGCACCCTGCGCCGGAAGCTGGCCGAACTCGAGGACGGCATGCCGACCGCCGAGGCGGCTAGCACGGCCGAGGCCCCGGAGTCCAAGGCCGGCGAGCAAGACGTACCCGATCGGAGCAACGACGAGAAGGCCGCGGGCAAGCCCAGCCGCAAGCCGCGCGGGGACCTGCCGATCCCGGGCGGCGGCTGGACCTGGACCCCCGATGTGGGGGTGTGGGATGACCGGGGCAACCAGGTGCTCACCTGGACCCCCGAGGTCACCGAGCACCTCGTCACCTACGACCTGGACGGCCGCCCGCGCATGTCCCGCGTGACCCTGCGGGTCGGTGACGACGTGGGCACCGTGCCCATGTCCGACGTGAAGTCCGGCGACGCCTGGTCGCGCTTCCCCGGCGCGGTCGGGGTGGCCGACACCCGCGCGCGGGACCAGCTCCACAACCTGGTCAAGCTGCTGGCCCACGAGGCCGAGCGCACCCCGGCGCACCCGCTGTGGGTGGACGGCCGCCTGGTCCTGCCCCCGGCCGAGGGCATGCACCACGGCTACCTCAAACAGGGCGGGAGCTGGGAGGGCTACTGCGAGCTGGCGCGGGAGGCGATGCGCGCGCCCAAGATCGCGCTGGCGATGGCGCTGTCGGTGGCCGGGCTCTACGCCGCGCCACTGGGCAAGGAGTCGTTCACCCTCCATGCGGTGGACACCACCAGCAACGGCAAGACGACGATGTTCGAGGTGTGCGCGGCCGGGTTCGGCGACCCGCGCAAGGGTCAGCTCCGGCGGAGCTGGAACGTCTCGGCCAAGGCCGTGCTCTACAGCGCGCAGGTGTCCCGCTGCCTGACCCTGTTCCGCGATGAGCTGGAGACGGCCGCCGACATGTTGCGTGGCAACACCCTCAGCAACACCGTGATGTCCCTTATGGAGGGTGCGATCCGGGAGATCGCCACTCGCGACGGACAGCCCAAAGAGGTCATCGCCGGGTGGACCGGATGCCTGATCAGCACCGGGAACGTCTCGATCGTGGGCCGCTCCAGCAACCCCGCGATCCGGGGCCGCGTGATTGAGATGGAAGGCCCCTACACCCTCAGCGCCGAGCACTCCAAGTTGCTCAAACCGTTGGCGCGCAAGAACTTCGGCTGGCTTCTACCTGCCGTGGCCGAGCACGGGCCAGACGCCGAGGAGTTCGAGCGCTGGTGGAACAAGGCAGAGGCCGAGATGGGCCTCGGTGGTGAGGGGGTGCTGGGCCGGGTCGCCGAGCACCTGGCCGGGGGCGTGGCAGCGGCGCGGATCTTCGCCGAGCTGTGCGACCTGCCCGACTTCCCTGCCGTGGTCAAGGACGCGGCGCTGAACGTGATGCACACCCTTCGGCTGGACCTGGCCGAGGCTGGCGAAACGGCCGATCTGGAATTCCGACTGGCCGCCGCCGAGGTTTTCGCCGGGTACCCGGACAAGTGGCCGAACCTCGCGAAGCTGGAATCGTGGGACACCACGGAAACCCCATTCGGCGGTTTCTGGGGTTACGACATTTCCGATCACGAGAAGTATGAGGGTGATCTGGCGATCCTCCCGGAAGGAATCAAGCAGATTTTCGAGCGCGCGGAGATCCACGACAAAAGCGTCACTCTTCGCGCGCTGGATAAGGCCGGGAATCTGCACCGCGCGGACAGCATCCGGCGCGGCGGAAAGCGAATGGGAGTCATAAAGGTCCGGGGTAAGGCCACCCGCGTCTACCAGGTCGGCAACGTGTTCAGCGCAGCCGACGAGGCCGCCGAGGGGCCGGTTACCCCTGCCCCGTTGCACCGTTACACCCCGAGTTACCCCGCCGATTACACCTCGAAAACGGGGTCTGACCAGGGGCGTTACACCGTTACACCTTTTTCGCGGGACATGGTGTGTGTAGAGGATCTGGACGATGACGCGTTGGTGGCGTTGATCGCCGACGAGGGGGCCGTGGCGGACGCTGATCGGGACGCGGCGGCGGCCGAGCTGGAGCGCCGCGAAATGGCCGCCCAGGCGGCCGCACAGCGGATGGACACCCCGGGTCAGGGTGATGACACCGGGGACGGGGGTTCGGCCAGCGAGCGACCAACTCAGGCGGTAATTCCGGCTGGCAGCGCCCGGCGGCCCGGAAAGCCGCAGGTCACCCGGGATGCGCAGGGCAGCCGGTCGGCACCTGACGACGAGGCCGAATTCGCGTACTGGTTCCGGTGGCTCGGCAGCTGCGGTGTTGATCTTGACGAGGATGCCGCCCGAAGGGCGCTGGTCGCGTTTCACCAAGCGACCGGCGGTCTGCGCTGGGTGTCCTACCCCGGCGAGGTGGGCGTGGCGGCTTACCACCGGTTGCTCGCGAAACACCCGAACATGAAAGAGCCGGTGCAGATCGAAAATGAGTTGGTGGAATCCATCAGCACCGACGGGAACATGGTGCGTCACCTCGATTTCCTGAACCGGGAAATCGTCCCGGAAATGGGCCAGAAAGTGACCGGGATGGACGTGCACGCGCAATTCCTTGGCGCGGCGGCCAGCGTGGTTCTCGGCGACGGCGAACCGGTCGTATACGAGCGGGTTCCCCGGAGCGTGGAAGTGCTTTTCAAGGCCCCCGGATATGTGGAGCTGGCCGAGGACCTGGAAACGTCGCACCCGGCATTCCAGGGCATCACCGCCGGAATGTGGCTGCCCATGCCGCTGGTGAAGTACCTTGCGGACCGGGACGTGCGAATCAAGCCCTCCCGGCTGGTGGTGTGGACCAGCTCAGGGCAGCGGCTTTCCGCGTGGGCGGCCGGGTTCAACAAGGCCCGGACGCGGCTCATGACCCGGCGTGCCGAGCTGGACTGGGTGGCGCTGGCGGCGGTGAAGGCGGTCTATGCCGGGTTCTGCGGCGGGATGCTGCGCTCCGAGCGGTTCAACCACACCGGCACCATGCGGCGGGACTGGTCGGATCAGCTCATCGCTCTGTCGTGGGCCAACGCTCTCCGGGCGCTGGACCGGGCCGGGCTCGGATTGCCGGCCACCGCCAAGGAGCCCGACGTGCTGGCCGCGATCAAGGCTGGTCAGCCGGTGGTCCACCCGGCGCTCGGGATGTGCCGCGACACCGCGTGGTTCCTGGCCGACACCGCGCCGTGGCACCCGGCGGGCCTGCGCCTCGGCGACGCGGACAACGGGTGGCGGCCGGGCACCTGGAAGGTCGAGAAGTGGGCCGACGTGACCGCCGACATGATCGCCGCGCACGAGCACGATTCCCCGTTCCTGATGCGGGACGCGATCAATCAGGCCAACGCTGAACGAAAGGGTGAGGACCAGTGA